One genomic region from Spirulina subsalsa PCC 9445 encodes:
- the psaX gene encoding photosystem I protein PsaX, protein MTDRPVPNGKPPYTFRVLWAGLLLGVNILVAAIYAGILDI, encoded by the coding sequence ATGACAGATCGTCCCGTTCCCAATGGCAAACCCCCCTACACCTTCCGTGTTCTCTGGGCTGGTCTTCTCCTCGGAGTCAATATTCTGGTGGCTGCAATTTATGCAGGAATCCTAGATATCTAG
- the sixA gene encoding phosphohistidine phosphatase SixA translates to MDIYFIRHGIAGDRTLYRTDQERPLTDLGIKKTRKVAQRIRSVGIQVDLILTSPLLRAKQTAELLQQEGLGQQVQEFAPLAPEGDINLWVNWYSVNSHYQAIALVGHQPDLGNWAEQIIWGSHHEKLIVKKAGIIGVHLSSPGSPLGQGELFGLIPPKWFL, encoded by the coding sequence ATGGATATTTATTTCATTCGTCATGGGATTGCAGGCGATCGCACCCTCTACCGGACTGATCAGGAACGCCCCTTAACAGACCTCGGCATCAAAAAAACCCGTAAAGTCGCCCAACGGATTCGATCTGTGGGAATACAGGTTGATCTCATCTTAACTAGCCCCCTTCTGCGAGCCAAACAAACGGCCGAACTGTTACAACAAGAGGGTTTAGGTCAACAAGTCCAAGAATTTGCGCCCCTCGCTCCCGAAGGCGATATTAACCTGTGGGTGAACTGGTATAGTGTCAATTCTCATTATCAGGCGATCGCCCTCGTTGGGCATCAGCCCGATTTAGGCAACTGGGCCGAACAGATCATCTGGGGAAGCCATCACGAAAAACTGATTGTTAAAAAAGCAGGTATAATAGGCGTTCATCTTTCCAGCCCTGGATCCCCCCTCGGTCAAGGTGAACTATTTGGCTTGATCCCCCCCAAATGGTTTTTATAG